GAAGGTAATAGCAGAATTCGTTAAAAGCCTTCCAGAAGAGAGGACCTGTCAGTGTGGAAAATCCCTTGAAGGTGCGCAAGTTTAATTAATTATGAGCATAAGAAGGGAGAAACTCACCAAACTTTTAAAGGAAGAAATAGCTGAGATCTTAAGGGAAGCTCACGACCCAAGGCTTGCCATGGCAGTCATCACAAGACTTGATCTGTCAAAAGATGGCAAGCATGCGAAAATTTACTTTACCACCATACCGGAAGGTGTAGAAAAAGATGTGGAAAAAGCTTTAAATGCCGCAGAAGGCTACATAAGGAGTCTGCTTCTCAGAAGGCTAAGTTTGAAGTTTGTCCCCCATCTTACCTTTAAATTTGATGTGGAGCTAAAGCAGTTGGAAAAGCTATGGGAAAAACTCTGATACTTCTTAAAGAGAGCCATTACAGTCTGAACCCACCAACTGGTAAGGTACTCTTTAGATACAAAGAAGATATATCATCAAAAGAGCTTCCTCTGGTGGAGAGCAGGCAGGTAGACGAAAGGATCCCCTTCCAGTTTTTGAACCCGCTCCAGAGTCTCTTCTTTTACGAGTACGAAGGTGGTAATGCCTTGGTGTGCGCACCCACATCAGCAGGAAAAAGCCTCATAGCCCACCTCTTTATGAGAGATAAAGAAGGCAGAAAGGTTTACACAGCACCTACCAAGTCCTTGGTTTATGAGAAAGCCATTGAACTGAGAAGATACTACAAATCTGTGGAGGTAAGAACCGGCGAGAGCATCTTGGAAAGTTATAAAAAGGTGAAGGCAGATGTGGTGGTGAGCACTTACGAGCACTTAGTTTATTCTCTAAGAAATTCAGCAGAATGGGTCCGGGATATTTCATGCATAGTCTTTGACGAGATACACCAGATAACCAAAAGGTGGATACTTGAGGAAGCCATCACCTATGCCTTAGACAAAGAGCTGCGCATACTTGGACTTTCTGCCACGCTACCCTTTCACCAGGAGCTATCCAGATGGATAAAGGCGGAGCTTCTTATCTACAGCGAGTGGAGACCAGTCCCCCTTGTAAGAGAGATAAAACCCCTCAAAGACTTTAAGCCAGCAAGAATTTACAAGGAAAGAGACGCTCAGATATGCGCAAAGCTTTTTAGTGCCATGTTTGAGCTTAGCAAACCTGATGAGCAGACCCTTATTTTTGTCCCTCAAAAGAGGTTGGGATGGAAACTTCTGGAAGTAGCAAAGGAAGAAAAGATAGGCATAATGAACAAGACCACACCCTTTGAGCATGACGATGAGAGGGAGCCAGAGATTGCCTTCCACAATGCAGATGTGCCAAAGGAGGAAAGGCAGGAAATAGAGAAAGCTTTTAGAGATGGAAAGATAAAAAAACTCATTGCCACACAGACGCTGGCTTACGGGGTTAATCTTCCCGCAGATAGAGTTATAATCCTTGTGCGTATGTTTAATGAAAGAGGAAGTCAAAAAATTATCCCAGACACATCTGACATACTTCAGATGGAGGGAAGGGCAGGAAGGCTTGGAATAAAGGAGGTAGGATACTCTCACCTTCTTACTTACGGCGCAAGCACAGACAAGCTAAGCAGTGCCATTGAAGCATTTTTTCAAAAACCCAAAGACACCAACACTGTAAACTTTGAAACCCTCATCCTTTTTGTCCTTCTGGGCTTTCATTATGAGGGGGAAA
The DNA window shown above is from Hydrogenobacter thermophilus TK-6 and carries:
- a CDS encoding DEAD/DEAH box helicase; this translates as MGKTLILLKESHYSLNPPTGKVLFRYKEDISSKELPLVESRQVDERIPFQFLNPLQSLFFYEYEGGNALVCAPTSAGKSLIAHLFMRDKEGRKVYTAPTKSLVYEKAIELRRYYKSVEVRTGESILESYKKVKADVVVSTYEHLVYSLRNSAEWVRDISCIVFDEIHQITKRWILEEAITYALDKELRILGLSATLPFHQELSRWIKAELLIYSEWRPVPLVREIKPLKDFKPARIYKERDAQICAKLFSAMFELSKPDEQTLIFVPQKRLGWKLLEVAKEEKIGIMNKTTPFEHDDEREPEIAFHNADVPKEERQEIEKAFRDGKIKKLIATQTLAYGVNLPADRVIILVRMFNERGSQKIIPDTSDILQMEGRAGRLGIKEVGYSHLLTYGASTDKLSSAIEAFFQKPKDTNTVNFETLILFVLLGFHYEGENYEKFLKKTYSYRNIKRSQLYKVVDFLLEKGYLKDNRLTDKAHYCIRSGLPPTKFEEFLRRKLLQMDTLATIRPLLHMKKFDTLYYFVEKGESFEEDDFYVSSKLTLCGNKCYEDNTHQFIFYTEGLTFKYPNISSPPGEFSYLGTDALHLIRMLIDLKKLGFWHLKDTDILGIAHSVKYGLTLEFAPLGGIKGIGHIRANLLKRVLMEEGVHPPALGSKVEDFLQTLEQTELKERLVEKLITDRKLEKERAKKEAETVLRILKNNKDGFLVDDKILLAFGLFKMGERAYRLKKSELVKELLWNSPSPSLQ
- the rbfA gene encoding 30S ribosome-binding factor RbfA; protein product: MSIRREKLTKLLKEEIAEILREAHDPRLAMAVITRLDLSKDGKHAKIYFTTIPEGVEKDVEKALNAAEGYIRSLLLRRLSLKFVPHLTFKFDVELKQLEKLWEKL